Proteins from one Chaetodon auriga isolate fChaAug3 chromosome 19, fChaAug3.hap1, whole genome shotgun sequence genomic window:
- the nop14 gene encoding nucleolar protein 14 — translation MGKAPKKRSLADKVRKTKTSTEIKNNPFEVKINRKKFDVLGRKTKHDVGLPGVSRSKAINKRKETLLKEYKLKNKSNKLIDRRFGEYDTNMAPEDKILQRFAMERQRVHEKKDVYNLNEEEELTHYGQSLAEMEKFNDIVNSDDESEEKGLLSAELTAAHFGGGGGGLLKKKTSGDQQEEDGSQRAKSRQELIEELIQKSKQEKRERQVQKEEAQELTEKLDQEWKNIQALMVKKTPKAERDNTPEEKPKVEEYDMMVRELGFEMKAQPSEKMKTQEELAREAKEKLQKLEADRLRRMMGDEAGDSGQSQVHMSADDLNDGFILDKEDKKTLSYQDGKWNIGEESEEDEGEDEEEEEEEEEDDKEEEEEEEEEEEEQEGSSEEEEEDGHSDLESEQESEDEERKQEDEESSDKAKKTLTKEEMKAQQEAAKAELPYTFTAPESYSDLRALLQGHTPDNQRLIVARTQKCNHPSLAVGNKLKLQKLFGFLLEYVGELATRSPPELTTVDKLIPELYALCQMFPEAACTAMQGILGDAGHSVEEALEIKGHVAFPALDMLVYLKVTALLFPTSDFRHPVTTPALLYISQALSKCPVRSLQDVTSGLVLCCLAVEYVSFSKRFLPELVNFLSGTLHLAVQDKTSLGYTVVPPFRASGKLSDLLVLSDSESCKSWSKKSLPLSSTQHLDLKNDLDRDHHRLMCLSTCLDLVKRCCLLYRDLISFTCIFQPIRTLLSKHLSAQTLPELLQELHSEILETISSAPVAHSRLVLEKKKPIPLKLLTPKIVEVLDYGKKRGSTREEKEKERLKHKYKKEFKGALREIRKDSRFLAREKLNEVMNRDAERKRKVKELFGSLATQEGEWKALKRRKRK, via the exons ATGGGGAAGGCACCTAAGAAGAGGAGCCTTGCTGACAAGGTCCGCAAAACCAAGACCTCTACTGAGATCAAAAACAACCCTTTTGAGGTGAAAATCAACAGGAAGAAATTTGATGTTCTGGGGAGAAAAACCAAGCATGATGTGGGTCTGCCTGGAGTGTCTCGATCCAAAGCCATTAATAAG AGAAAAGAAACCCTGCTGAAGGAATACAAACTGAAGAACAAGTCCAACAAACTAATTGACCGACGCTTTGGAGAGTATGACACCAACATGGCACCAGAAGACAAAATCCTGCAGAGGTTCGCGATGGAGAGACAG CGCGTCCACGAAAAGAAGGATGTGTACAACctgaacgaggaggaggagctgaccCATTACGGCCAATCGCTGGCTGAGATGGAGAAGTTCAATGACATCGTGAATAGTGATGATGAATCAGAAGAAAAGGGGCTTTTATCAG CTGAGCTGACCGCCGCCCActtcggaggaggaggagggggcctCCTCAAAAAGAAAACCTCAGGGGATCAGCAGGAGGAAGACGGAAGCCAGAGGGCAAAATCCAGGCAGGAGCTCATTGAAGAGCTCATCCAGAAGTCCAAGCAGGAGAAG CGGGAGCGCCAGGTGCAGAAGGAGGAGGCGCAGGAGCTGACCGAGAAGCTGGATCAAGAGTGGAAGAACATCCAGGCTCTGATGGTGAAGAAGACGCCCAAAGCTGAACGTGACAACACGCCGGAGGAGAAGCCCAAG GTGGAGGAGTATGACATGATGGTCAGAGAGCTGGGCTTCGAGATGAAGGCTCAGCCCTCAGAGAAGATGAAAACCCAGGAGGAGCTCGCCcgggaggcgaaggagaagctgcagaaacTCGAG GCTGACCGtctgaggaggatgatgggagaTGAAGCTGGGGACAGTGGACAGAGTCAGGTCCACATGTCTGCTGATGACCTCAATGATGGCTTCATCCTGGACAAGGAGGACAAGAAGACTCTGTCTTACCAG GACGGAAAATGGAACATTGGAGAGGAgtctgaggaagatgagggtgaagatgaagaagaagaggaggaggaggaagaggatgataaggaggaggaggaggaggaggaagaggaagaagaagagcaggagggcagcagtgaagaggaagaagaagatggtCACTCAGACCTGGAGTCTGAGCAGGaaagtgaggatgaggagagaaaacaggaggatgaagagagcaGTGACAAAGCGAAAAAGACTCTGACTAAAGAAGAGATGAAGGCTCAGCAGGAGGCAGCGAAAGCAGAGCTCCCGTACACATTCACCG CTCCAGAGAGCTACAGCGACCTGAGAGCTTTGCTCCAGGGCCACACCCCCGACAACCAGCGCCTCATTGTGGCCAGGACCCAGAAATGCAACCATCCCAGTTTGGCTGTAGGCAAcaagctgaagctgcag aAACTGTTTGGCTTCCTGTTGGAGTACGTTGGAGAACTGGCCACCAGGAGTCCGCCTGAACTCACCACCGTAGATAAACTCATACC AGAGTTGTACGCTTTGTGCCAGATGTTTCCGGAAGCAGCCTGTACGGCCATGCAGGGCATCCTGGGAGATGCTGGTCATAGCGTGGAGGAGGCGCTGGAGATCAAAGGGCACGTTGCTTTCCCTGCACTAGACATG cTCGTCTACCTGAAGGTGACGGCACTGCTGTTTCCTACCTCGGACTTCAGACACCCTGTTACCACTCCGGCGCTGCTTTACATCAGCCAAGCTCTCTCCAAG TGTCCAGTGAGGTCGTTACAGGACGTGACGTCAGGCTTAGTGCTGTGCTGTCTGGCAGTGGAGTACGTCTCTTTTTCAAAGCGCTTCCTGCCTGAGCTCGTCAACTTCCTGTCTGGAACGCTGCACCTGGCCGTGCAGGACAAGACGTCTTTAG GCTACACTGTGGTGCCGCCCTTTAGGGCGTCAGGGAAGCTGAGCGATCTGCTGGTGCTGTCGGACTCTGAGTCCTGCAAGAGCTGGAGCAAGAAAAGCCTTCCACTGTCATCAACACAACACCTGGACCTCAAAAATGACCTGGACAGAGATCACCACAG GTTGATGTGTCTGTCGACTTGCCTGGACCTGGTGAAGAGGTGCTGCCTGCTCTACAGAGACCTCATTTCCTTCACATGCAtcttccagccaatcagaacgcTGCTTTCCAAACACCTGTCAGCCCAAACGCTACCAGAGCTTTTACAG gAGCTTCACAGTGAGATCCTGGAGACCATCAGCAGCGCTCCCGTCGCTCACAGTCGGCTGGTTttagagaagaagaagcctATTCCTCTGAAGCTGCTCACACCAAAGATCGTTGAAGT GTTGGACTATGGAAAGAAGCGCGGCAGcaccagagaggagaaggagaaggagcgACTGAAGCACAAGTACAAGAAGGAGTTCAAGGGCGCTCTGAGGGAGATCAGGAAGGACTCGCGCTTCCTGGCCAGAGAGAAGCTCAACGAGGTCATGAACAG agatgccgagaggaagaggaaggtgaaGGAGCTCTTTGGCAGTTTGGCCACTCAGGAGGGAGAGTGGAAGgccctgaagaggaggaagaggaagtga